From the genome of Papaver somniferum cultivar HN1 chromosome 2, ASM357369v1, whole genome shotgun sequence, one region includes:
- the LOC113350197 gene encoding tubby-like F-box protein 3 has protein sequence MSFKSILQEMKGEFGSMSRKGFDLGYGFRSRSHRVVQEDLELLRGLDALKQSCWANMPPELLRDVLMRIEEADSMWPSRKNVVACAGVCRSWRKVTKEIVNTPEMSGKLTFPISLKQPGPKDTLIQCFITRNRNTQAYHLYLSLTQALSDNGKFLLAARKFRRPTCTDYVISINADDMSKGSGTYIGKLRSNFLGTKFTVYDSQPPHGGAAISRSRSTRLVGLKQVSPKVPAGNYPVAHIQYELNVLGSRGPRRMQCVLDAIPGYAHGAGVAPEQTELPSSSQDSFPSLPFFRSKSTRTESFRFRSLSTRKEGTIVLRNKAPRWHEQLQCWCLNFRGRVTVASVKNFQLVASPEGEPAGPEHEKVLLQFGKVGKDLFTMDFQHPISAFQAFAICLSSFDTKIACE, from the exons ATGTCTTTCAAAAGCATACTTCAGGAAATGAAAGGGGAATTTGGTAGTATGTCAAGAAAAGGGTTTGATTTAGGTTATGGATTTAGATCAAGATCACATAGAGTAGTACAAGAAGATTTGGAATTATTAAGAGGACTTGATGCTTTGAAACAAAGTTGTTGGGCTAATATGCCCCCAGAGCTCTTAAGAGATGTGTTAATGAGGATCGAAGAAGCTGATAGTATGTGGCCATCACGAAAAAACGTTGTTGCTTGTGCTGGAGTTTGTAGAAGTTGGAGAAAAGTTACTAAAGAGATTGTGAATACACCTGAAATGTCTGGCAAATTAACATTCCCCATTTCGTTGAAACAG CCAGGCCCAAAGGATACCCTGATCCAGTGTTTCATAACACGGAACCGCAACACACAGGCATATCATCTTTACCTCAGTTTAACTCAAG CATTAAGTGACAACGGGAAGTTCCTTCTTGCTGCTCGCAAGTTTCGAAGGCCCACATGCACAGACTATGTCATCTCTATAAACGCAGATGACATGTCAAAGGGAAGTGGAACATACATTGGGAAATTGAG GTCAAACTTTCTAGGTACCAAGTTTACCGTCTATGATTCCCAGCCACCTCATGGTGGAGCCGCAATCTCCAGAAGTCGTTCCACAAGGCTAGTGGGTTTGAAACAAGTCTCTCCTAAGGTGCCTGCTGGCAACTACCCAGTAGCACACATTCAATACGAGTTGAATGTTTTGGGTTCTCG GGGTCCGAGGAGAATGCAATGTGTCTTGGATGCAATCCCTGGTTATGCACATGGAGCAGGAGTAGCTCCAGAACAGACTGAATTACCTAGTAGCAGTCAAGATTCATTTCCTTCACTTCCATTCTTCCGTTCAAAATCAACCCGCACAGAGAGTTTCCGTTTTAGATCTTTATCCACACGCAAGGAAGGAACTATAGTACTAAGAAACAAGGCTCCAAGGTGGCATGAGCAGCTCCAGTGTTGGTGTCTTAACTTCCGTGGACGAGTTACAGTTGCTTCAGTTAAGAATTTTCAGCTTGTAGCTTCTCCTGAAGGTGAACCTGCTGGTCCAGAACATGAGAAGGTCCTCCTACAGTTTGGGAAAGTAGGAAAGGATTTGTttactatggattttcaacatcCAATCTCAGCGTTCCAGGCTTTTGCTATCTGCCTCAGCAGCTTCGACACCAAAATTGCTTGTGAATAA